The following is a genomic window from Staphylococcus saccharolyticus.
GGGGCTGTTGAATCAATTGTTGTTGAAAAGCATCCATTAAATTTTTCTTTTGTGGATTATCAACTTCGTAATCAAATTGTGTGACATCATATTTTGCTTTTTTAGATAGACTTTTAAAAATCTGTTCATGAACAGCTACTAAAGAATCAAGTTCTAATTTGATCTGTAATAACAGTTGATTGTTAAGTTGATGAAGATCATTTTGAAAACGAGACATTCGTTTAAGTACTTCATATGCTTGTCTAGTCGTTCCCACTACTTCTTTAAATAGTATTTTCTTTCTATTTTGTTGGAAGATTTGCTTCTTAGTGAATGGTCTTTCTTCACTATAGTAATCAAAAATTTGTTCTAGTTTAGTAATTCGTGTGTTCAGTTGATCTCCATCTTGCTTAATATTATGAAATTCTGATGTATCATTGAGTACTAACTTAAACCACACAAAGATATCTGAAGAGATATTCATTGAATTATAGTATATCTTTGTTTCGAACTTTGGTGGTAAGAAAATGAGGTTAACAACTGATGAGCTTAAAACACCAATCATGACTAGTACAAATCTAAAAAATGCTGCCACGTAAAAAGAACCTGTGTGTTGACCCATTATGATTAGCGCAGTCACACTTGCTAAAGTAGCTACATGGGCTAGTTTAAATTGAAATAAAATAGCAATTAATAGGATTACCGTTACACCCATGATGATAAAATTATCACTGAAAATTGTCACCATTGTAACTGCCAATAAGGCGCCAATAACATTACCAATCGCTTGTTCAGATACTGTTTTTATAGAGCGATAAACACTAGGTTGCATGGCAACTACTGCACTGACACCAGCAAGTGCCTTTAAACCAATATCTTCTGGTAGTAAAGAAGCGATAGACATAGCTAGTATAATTGCTATACCAGTTTTAAAGATCCGGGCTCCGAGTCTCAAATAAAATGCTCCTTTTATTTAATTTGAATTAAAAAATTATATTCTCATTCATTAATGTTATACACCGAGAGGCTAAATTAATCAAGTTTATAATTAGAGGCTTAGTTTCACAGATAATAAAAAAGTCGGGGAACAGAATTCGTATTGAATCCGTTGTTCCATCCTGGCCCTGAACCCCAACTTGCATTGTACATAGAATTTCTGAGCGAACTTCTCTATGTTGGGGCTGGACTATAATTAAAAAAAGCATGATATAAGCGTAATTTCAATTCAATCTTCGACTGCCAATAAAAAATACCTTAGACAATGATTGATGTCTCAGGCTATTAAGATAAAGAGAGATTTACTATTTCATTTGGCTAAATGCATAATCAGCAGCTCCTATAGTTTTATCAATATCTTCCTCAGTGTGCTCTGTTGTTAGGAACCACGCTTCAAATTTAGAAGGAGCTAAATTAATACCTTGATTTAACATTAATTTGAAAAATTGTGCAAAGGCTTCTCCATCAGAGTTTTCAACTTGTTCATAATGAGTGACTTTCTCATCAGTGAAATATAGAGTGAGTGAGCCATAAATTCTATTAATTGTGGCTGTAATATTATGCTTTTCAATTAAATTTAATAAACCATTTTCAAGACGCTGACCTAATTGATCTAACTTTTCATATACACCATCTTGTTCTAATACTTCTAATAATGCAATTCCTGCTCTCATAGATAGTGGATTACCTGCCATGGTACCTGCTTGATAAGCTGGTCCTAAAGGTGCAACGTGTTCCATAATATCTTGGCGACCACCATATCCGCCAATCGGTAAACCACCACCGACAATTTTACCAAAAGCAGTTAAATCAGGTTTAACTCCGAGTAAATCTTGGGCTGCACCATAATGGAAGCGGAATGCTGTAATTACTTCATCATAAATGACTAAAGTTCCATTGTCATGAGAAATTTTATTAACCTCTTCTAAAAAACCAGGTTGGGGCATAACCATGCCGAAGTTACCAACGATTGGTTCAACAAGAACTGCTGCAATCTCATCTTTCCAATATTCAATGGCTTCTCTATATGAATCAACATCATTGAACTGGACTGTAATTACTTCTTGAGCAACACTTTGAGGTACACCGGCTGAATCTGGAGAGCCTAACTGTGAAGGTCCACTACCAGCTGCTACTAAAACGAGGTCAGAATGTCCATGATATGAACCCGCAAATTTAATAATTTTATTTCTTTTGGTGTATGCACGTGCAACCCTTATCGTTGTCATTACTGCTTCAGTACCAGAATTAACAAAACGTATTTTTTCTAAAGAAGGGATAGCTTCTCTTAATTTTTTAGAAAAATCAATTTCTAGTTCTGTTGGCGTGCCATATAGCACACCTTTAGCTGCTTGTTCTTGAATGGCTTCAGTAATATGAGTATGCGCATGTCCAGTAATTATAGGACCATAAGCTTGTAAATAATCGATGAATTTGTTGCCGTCTACATCGTATAAATAAGCACCATGACCTTCTTTCATTACAACTGGAGCGCCACCACCTACTGCTTTGTAAGAACGTGAAGGTGAGTTAACTCCTCCTAGTATATATTCGCTAGATAGTTCCTGCAGACGTTCGCTTTCAGTG
Proteins encoded in this region:
- a CDS encoding FUSC family protein translates to MRLGARIFKTGIAIILAMSIASLLPEDIGLKALAGVSAVVAMQPSVYRSIKTVSEQAIGNVIGALLAVTMVTIFSDNFIIMGVTVILLIAILFQFKLAHVATLASVTALIIMGQHTGSFYVAAFFRFVLVMIGVLSSSVVNLIFLPPKFETKIYYNSMNISSDIFVWFKLVLNDTSEFHNIKQDGDQLNTRITKLEQIFDYYSEERPFTKKQIFQQNRKKILFKEVVGTTRQAYEVLKRMSRFQNDLHQLNNQLLLQIKLELDSLVAVHEQIFKSLSKKAKYDVTQFDYEVDNPQKKNLMDAFQQQLIQQPHQTKYSYTNVMQIIATIEEYRYHLEHLDRIRLSFFTYHRSDSDIDISDEDFDL
- a CDS encoding glutamate-1-semialdehyde 2,1-aminomutase yields the protein MNFTESERLQELSSEYILGGVNSPSRSYKAVGGGAPVVMKEGHGAYLYDVDGNKFIDYLQAYGPIITGHAHTHITEAIQEQAAKGVLYGTPTELEIDFSKKLREAIPSLEKIRFVNSGTEAVMTTIRVARAYTKRNKIIKFAGSYHGHSDLVLVAAGSGPSQLGSPDSAGVPQSVAQEVITVQFNDVDSYREAIEYWKDEIAAVLVEPIVGNFGMVMPQPGFLEEVNKISHDNGTLVIYDEVITAFRFHYGAAQDLLGVKPDLTAFGKIVGGGLPIGGYGGRQDIMEHVAPLGPAYQAGTMAGNPLSMRAGIALLEVLEQDGVYEKLDQLGQRLENGLLNLIEKHNITATINRIYGSLTLYFTDEKVTHYEQVENSDGEAFAQFFKLMLNQGINLAPSKFEAWFLTTEHTEEDIDKTIGAADYAFSQMK